Proteins from one Xenorhabdus griffiniae genomic window:
- a CDS encoding type VI immunity family protein, whose amino-acid sequence MNKEAYFEHIKTQLTGFTLQSERDITVTRLGLAITLFFKQGYTREKKERILACYRRFREMYGGRLKFHTHEFDGLKKYSAENIEKVEQLILNSDGNQTCGWYVSDAKNTSEAPNYLMRYLDSYEIDGIQGTSYLCLVLPWNTLETEKGNSEFYEWLNFLCTQLNPDHGECGYMLVLPRNYHEYMPQEYQLAIRYPAIQVNSTVHMDAGDYFNSIRSINWLTLLSHRFIKRLGGEQWVKKKLSACTDITITEYSSGLIIRVGEYPDLTPLPASVPESYFVINELIRPIRYVMKEGDSLHFYGEGHFTGKTSALWYARYDRGPLQVDLLITGEPARVDGYWTTKGREGLENIILQGDIAPDVEGNAPGTTVWRLVRQIEHDDIKDLKELEAQQNAGNH is encoded by the coding sequence ATGAATAAAGAAGCCTATTTTGAGCATATCAAGACACAATTAACGGGATTTACCCTGCAAAGTGAACGAGATATTACCGTCACCCGTTTAGGGTTGGCTATCACGTTGTTTTTTAAACAAGGTTATACCCGTGAAAAGAAAGAACGTATTTTAGCCTGTTATCGCCGTTTTCGGGAAATGTACGGGGGGAGGTTAAAATTTCATACCCATGAATTTGATGGATTGAAAAAATATTCAGCCGAAAATATCGAAAAAGTAGAACAGTTAATTTTAAACTCAGATGGTAACCAAACGTGTGGTTGGTATGTTAGTGATGCTAAAAATACAAGTGAAGCACCTAATTATTTGATGCGTTATCTTGATTCCTATGAAATTGATGGAATTCAGGGAACATCTTATTTATGTCTGGTATTGCCTTGGAATACACTGGAAACAGAAAAAGGAAATTCAGAATTTTATGAGTGGCTAAACTTTCTTTGTACACAATTAAACCCAGATCACGGCGAATGTGGTTATATGTTGGTACTACCTCGGAATTACCATGAGTATATGCCCCAAGAATATCAGCTCGCTATCCGCTATCCAGCGATACAAGTTAATTCCACTGTACATATGGATGCTGGTGATTACTTTAATTCGATACGCAGTATAAACTGGCTTACCTTGCTGTCACATCGCTTTATCAAACGATTAGGTGGAGAACAATGGGTAAAGAAAAAGTTGTCCGCTTGTACTGATATTACCATTACTGAATATAGTAGTGGATTGATTATCCGTGTTGGCGAATACCCCGACTTAACCCCACTACCTGCCAGTGTGCCTGAAAGTTATTTTGTCATTAATGAATTAATCCGACCAATTCGCTATGTCATGAAAGAGGGGGATTCCCTCCATTTTTATGGTGAAGGCCATTTTACAGGAAAAACCAGTGCCCTCTGGTATGCCCGTTATGACCGTGGCCCCCTACAGGTTGACCTGTTAATAACTGGCGAACCCGCCAGAGTCGATGGTTACTGGACAACCAAAGGACGTGAAGGACTGGAAAACATCATTCTGCAAGGTGATATCGCCCCGGATGTAGAGGGTAATGCCCCCGGCACCACTGTATGGCGTTTGGTGCGTCAGATTGAACATGACGACATTAAAGATCTGAAAGAACTTGAGGCACAGCAAAATGCGGGCAACCATTGA
- a CDS encoding PAAR domain-containing protein, which yields MRATIDGKKIILKGDTTNTSGTVLTGSGLTKQGEPVACVGDSVFCPACKSTGAIAEGSPLTVIQGKAVALEGHKVNCSCPSGCTLVATG from the coding sequence ATGCGGGCAACCATTGATGGAAAAAAAATTATCCTGAAAGGCGATACCACAAACACAAGTGGCACCGTACTAACAGGTTCAGGTCTAACCAAACAGGGGGAGCCCGTTGCTTGTGTTGGTGACAGCGTGTTTTGCCCGGCTTGTAAAAGCACGGGAGCTATTGCTGAAGGTTCTCCACTGACGGTGATACAGGGTAAAGCGGTTGCACTGGAGGGGCACAAAGTAAATTGTAGTTGCCCATCTGGATGTACACTTGTTGCTACGGGTTAA
- a CDS encoding Ig-like domain-containing protein has translation MVQKNQSTWHNRTKLLIISGLSLALSFPDQARPEDQNQDLPAPKLAEITTQWGQLTQSQSPSEAAKTLAAQQLSSAVTSTLTPWLNQYGHARLTLPFDSHFALKDVAFDGLLPFYQSVSGTAFSQFGVKTHHGQTTTAVGFGYRYVADDWLWGANVFWDALWPEQHHRYSLGLEAWHDNVKLSANLYQRLSHWKPSRLTDFDARPANGWDIQAEAYLPAFPHWGGQLKYEHYDGQQVALFGGSERQKNPYSVIAGLTYTPVPLVTLGADFRQGKQGTSENRFTLNLNYRLGVPFSHQLDPNAVAPLRSLRSSQWDFVNRRSDMVLDYQKQTLLTLAFPTLVKGYEGKEVTFFPVIHTKYPLARLALDTAELQQAGGKVLDQRPEKVTLRLPKTTGKPVRLSGVAVDNRGNRSNRAEIMMVSLPTEKQLQVTANKTQAKADGHDSVLYTILVTDQEGAPVSNQAVIWSSDKGELSQTRQDTDAQGQASVVLHSRQQGLHTVRVSVDEEVAVAPSVQFDAVLIPEITIDKHSVKADGKARVTLTVTVKDAGGQPVPNQAVGWQSSLGQLSLFSLMTDAKGQATAYLTSKVSGNAEVTVAVGSETVMASPIRFIASLTHTLQADKQTAMADGQDSILYTVNVRDAADHPVAHSKVQWSADNGQLLDRQEQTNSQGEATARLISRIAGRATVKAEVAGKTLDAAPVMFERRLKPAITVDKVRAKGDGQDTIMLTAIVRDSLGSPVANQPVSWQADHGVLSSERTQTDHQGQTQVRLNSTFAGLHQVQIQVEDHKVAAPMVAFDEVLLSTVRVNKTRAAADGEDRVTFTVTVTDIHGQGLADKAVDWSGNLGEMIFAADRTDRQGNATATLVSRHVGQALVTAEVGAQQVSSSVEFILPLRLVDTVAIDRQGGNVNQKSFGLRGPSVLWRGAKFRLITAGNTGRVNWQSDSSSVTVSGDGVTVQQNPDGVRLTGTDETGQQVALTLTVHTWFERSGLTKDFYSHAKQLCQSLGSRIASKYALERLYEEWGNFYLYDGWAREFYVTSTDYLAASSGSAEHQAKWAFWAETDRWMRNGWPMTGFACGR, from the coding sequence GTGGTGCAAAAAAACCAATCCACCTGGCACAATAGAACAAAATTGCTGATTATTAGCGGGTTAAGTCTGGCGCTGAGTTTTCCCGATCAGGCCAGGCCAGAAGATCAAAACCAAGATCTGCCGGCACCAAAACTGGCCGAAATCACCACCCAGTGGGGGCAACTGACTCAATCGCAGTCACCCAGCGAAGCGGCAAAAACACTGGCTGCCCAGCAATTATCGTCTGCGGTCACATCAACACTGACACCGTGGTTGAACCAATACGGCCATGCCCGCCTCACACTCCCTTTCGACAGCCATTTTGCGTTAAAAGACGTTGCATTTGATGGGTTACTGCCTTTTTATCAATCGGTTTCGGGTACGGCATTCAGTCAGTTCGGGGTAAAAACCCACCATGGTCAGACAACAACGGCTGTCGGATTCGGCTATCGCTATGTCGCCGATGACTGGCTCTGGGGTGCCAATGTCTTCTGGGATGCGTTGTGGCCGGAGCAGCACCACCGTTACAGTCTTGGGTTAGAAGCCTGGCACGATAACGTCAAATTGTCTGCCAATCTTTACCAGCGCTTATCTCACTGGAAGCCCTCACGGCTTACCGATTTCGATGCAAGACCCGCCAATGGCTGGGATATTCAGGCCGAAGCGTATTTGCCGGCTTTTCCTCACTGGGGCGGACAGTTGAAGTATGAACACTATGATGGGCAGCAGGTCGCCTTATTCGGTGGATCCGAACGCCAGAAAAATCCGTACAGCGTCATCGCCGGGCTGACTTACACGCCAGTCCCCTTAGTCACACTGGGTGCCGATTTTCGGCAGGGTAAGCAAGGGACCAGTGAGAACCGTTTTACCCTGAACCTCAATTATCGGTTGGGTGTCCCGTTCAGCCATCAGCTTGACCCGAACGCCGTCGCCCCCCTGCGCAGCCTGAGATCCAGTCAGTGGGATTTTGTGAACCGGCGCAGTGATATGGTACTGGATTATCAGAAGCAAACGCTGCTGACGCTGGCCTTTCCGACCTTGGTTAAAGGCTATGAAGGCAAGGAAGTGACCTTTTTTCCCGTTATCCACACCAAATATCCGTTGGCACGTTTAGCGCTGGATACGGCTGAATTACAGCAGGCAGGCGGGAAAGTACTTGATCAACGGCCGGAGAAAGTGACATTACGGTTGCCGAAAACCACGGGAAAACCCGTCCGGCTTTCGGGGGTTGCCGTTGATAATCGGGGTAATCGTTCCAACCGGGCAGAAATCATGATGGTGAGTCTGCCGACCGAAAAACAATTACAGGTGACAGCGAATAAAACGCAGGCCAAAGCCGATGGTCATGACAGTGTGCTCTATACCATCCTTGTCACCGATCAGGAAGGCGCTCCTGTTTCCAATCAGGCTGTTATCTGGTCAAGTGATAAAGGCGAATTATCCCAAACCCGGCAGGATACGGATGCGCAGGGGCAGGCATCGGTCGTGCTGCACAGTCGTCAGCAGGGGCTGCACACAGTACGTGTTTCCGTGGATGAAGAGGTTGCTGTTGCACCTTCAGTCCAGTTTGATGCGGTGCTGATACCCGAAATCACCATTGATAAGCACAGCGTTAAGGCGGATGGAAAAGCAAGGGTAACCTTGACGGTCACGGTTAAAGACGCCGGTGGTCAACCTGTGCCCAATCAGGCTGTTGGCTGGCAGAGCAGTCTTGGACAGCTCTCCTTATTTTCATTAATGACTGATGCGAAAGGGCAGGCCACCGCCTATTTAACCAGCAAAGTATCAGGAAATGCCGAAGTGACGGTAGCGGTTGGCAGTGAAACGGTGATGGCTTCTCCGATCCGCTTTATTGCCTCGCTAACGCATACGCTTCAGGCGGACAAACAAACCGCGATGGCCGATGGTCAGGACAGCATTCTTTATACGGTGAACGTGCGCGATGCAGCAGATCACCCCGTTGCCCACAGTAAAGTGCAGTGGTCTGCGGATAACGGGCAACTGCTGGACAGGCAGGAACAGACAAACAGTCAGGGAGAAGCGACAGCCCGGTTAATCAGCCGCATCGCAGGGCGGGCAACGGTGAAAGCCGAGGTGGCGGGAAAAACCCTTGATGCTGCTCCGGTGATGTTTGAACGCCGGCTGAAACCCGCGATCACGGTGGACAAAGTCAGGGCTAAAGGTGATGGGCAGGATACGATTATGTTAACGGCTATAGTGCGAGATTCATTGGGATCACCTGTGGCAAATCAGCCGGTGAGTTGGCAAGCAGATCACGGTGTGTTGTCTTCAGAACGCACACAAACTGACCATCAGGGACAAACGCAAGTTCGATTGAACAGCACGTTTGCTGGGCTGCATCAGGTGCAAATCCAGGTTGAAGATCATAAAGTGGCCGCCCCCATGGTGGCGTTTGATGAAGTGCTGTTATCCACCGTCAGGGTCAATAAAACCCGTGCTGCGGCGGATGGCGAAGATCGGGTGACTTTTACTGTCACGGTCACGGATATTCATGGGCAGGGGCTTGCGGATAAAGCGGTTGACTGGTCTGGCAACCTTGGCGAGATGATTTTTGCAGCAGACAGGACAGACCGTCAGGGAAATGCAACGGCAACCCTTGTCAGTCGTCATGTTGGACAGGCTTTGGTCACTGCTGAAGTGGGTGCGCAGCAAGTCTCCTCTTCTGTGGAATTTATCCTGCCGTTACGCCTGGTTGATACCGTTGCCATTGACCGTCAGGGTGGCAATGTCAACCAGAAATCGTTTGGTCTCAGGGGGCCTTCCGTACTCTGGCGTGGCGCAAAATTTCGCCTTATCACGGCCGGCAATACAGGCCGGGTGAACTGGCAGAGTGATTCATCCTCGGTGACGGTATCGGGGGATGGGGTGACGGTGCAACAAAATCCTGACGGAGTCAGGCTCACCGGCACTGATGAGACAGGGCAACAGGTCGCACTGACCTTGACGGTTCACACCTGGTTTGAGCGCTCCGGCCTGACGAAAGATTTTTATTCTCATGCGAAACAGCTTTGCCAATCACTCGGCAGCCGGATTGCCTCCAAATATGCCCTGGAACGGCTCTATGAGGAATGGGGGAACTTTTATCTTTATGATGGTTGGGCGCGGGAATTTTACGTGACATCAACGGATTATCTGGCTGCCAGTTCAGGTTCCGCAGAGCATCAGGCAAAATGGGCGTTTTGGGCAGAAACAGACCGGTGGATGCGAAATGGCTGGCCGATGACCGGATTTGCGTGTGGCAGATAG